AGCCGTCGAGCTTGGTGTGACCCGCATCGTTCCACTGTTTTCTGCCCGCAGCCAAATCAAACTATCCGCCGACCGAGCCGATAAAAAAGTAGAACACTGGCAACGCATCATCACCGCCGCTTGTGCGCAAAGCGGCCGCAACCACCTGCCCAAGCTCAGCGCACCGATGCAACTGAATGCATTTCTAAGCGCAGAAAAATCCATCGACAGCCACAAACTCATGCTGCACCCACGCCATGCCCAGCCCCTCAGAAGCCTCGCAGCCCCCACATCTACACAGGCGGTTGTACTATTGATCGGGCCAGAAGCTGGATTTGACGACAACGAATTCAATAATGCTCAAGCATCACATTTCACCCCAACCTTACTGGGGCCGCGCATCTTGCGCACAGAATCGGCGGGGCTGGCCACCATTGCTGCCCTGCAAACCCTGTGGGGCGACTTTTAAGGGTGATTGTGTATCATGTGATTCAAAAACGAAGTACAAAACCCCTTGCAAAATGTGTGTATAAATTTTATGCTAAAAACTGATACGCTCGTTCACACAAGCCATAACTTCATGCTAATATTCGCGCATGCGTCGGGTCAAAGACACCCACCGCAGCTCGCAGCGAAAAGCAATTGCTTTATTAAAAGGGCTTGATTGTTTTTCACTTCTATTAAAAAAAGCAATACAGATCAAAGGACACATCATGGGTTTATTAGACGGACTTTTAGGCGCAGCTTTGGGTGGTAACAACAGCGGCGGCATCCAAGGTGCTTTGTTGCAAGCTGTACTTAGCCAAGTTTTGGGTGGCGGTCAAAGCAACAACGCCAACAGCGGTTTGGGCGGCATGCTCGGCGGCTTGTTGGGTGGCGGTCAGCAACAACAAAATGGCGGCGGTTTGGGTGGTTTACTTGGAGGCTTGTTGGGCGGTGGTGCAAACACAGCTGACGTACACAACCAAGCCGCAGGCGGCTTGGGTAACTTAACAGGCATGTTGAGCCAACTCGGCTTGGGCGACCAAGTGAACTCATGGATCGGCACAGGCGAAAACCAACCCGTCACAGCCGATCAAATTCAAAGCTCTTTGGGTCAAAATGGCACATTGACACAGATCGCTCAACAAGCGGGCGTGTCTGAACAAGAAGCTGCAGGCGGTTTGGCTGATTTATTGCCAGGCCTGATCAACAAATTGACCCCCAACGGCAAAATTGATGCCAATGACATTGGTTCTGTATTGGGTCAATTGATGGGTAAATAATTTGCCCTGCAAAGGGCAGATGCAGTAGAAGCACATTCACAACAACGCCAAACGGGCTGCTTTTCAAGCAGCCCGTTTGGCGTGTGTCGTTCCATTGGGTTGCACCGTTAATGAGTCATAAAGACACCTGAGCTCCCAGTTCAACCACACGATTCGGCGGTAGATTAAATGATGAGGTCACGCTTTCAGCTTGGCGAAACATGCCTGAGAACACAGCAAACCGCCATCGGTTCAAACCACCCAAACCATCGACCAATGTTGATCGTGCGAGAAAATACGTTGTATTCATTGGATCCATATACAAGCTTGGGGATGGCAATTGACTCAATGCAGCAGCAACATCGGTTTCTTCTCGGAAACCAAAATTAACACGGATGTTGAATACATTCGGGGCAATCTCTTCCACCTGTAACCGATGGCTCTCAGCAATATACGGGACATTTGGACTGGTGACATTGAGAAAAATCACCTTTTCATGCATCACCTTGTAATGCTTTAAATTATGAAACAACGCGCTTGGTACCAAGGTTAAGTCCGAAGTCAGATAAACCGCTGTGCCAGATACGCGCGGTACATCTGCAAAAGAACTGTTCAAAAACACATCCATCGGGATGTTAATGGCACGGCGCTGCTCATCAAGCAATTGAGAACCTTTGCGCCACACGGTCAACAATACATAAATACCTGAACCAACCACCAAGGGCAACCAACCTCCACTCTCCACCTTGGTTAAATTTGAGGACAAGAACAAAACCTCAAAAATCGCAAAAATACCCAATACAAATAAAAAGACCATTTTATATCGGCTGCGGGTGTGTAGCACAATAAAGGCCAGCAAAACCGTAGTGATCATCATCGTACCAGACACAGCAATTCCATAAGCCGCAGCTAAAGCGCTAGAAGAACCAAAACCCAGCACCAATGCAACCACTGCAACCAACATCACCCAGTTAATGCTCGGCACATAGATTTGTCCTTTTTCAAAATCTGAAGTGTGCATGATGTTCAGACGAGGCAGGAATTTCAAACGCGCGGCTTGTAATGTCATCGAATACGCCCCTGCAATCGTCGCTTGCGATGCAATCACTGTCGCACAGGTTGCCAAGAATACCAACCACACCATCAACACCCCAGGTGCCAA
The window above is part of the Ephemeroptericola cinctiostellae genome. Proteins encoded here:
- a CDS encoding 16S rRNA (uracil(1498)-N(3))-methyltransferase; amino-acid sequence: MISRFYLPQPWAALNTPFTLTDDIFRHAITVLRLRVGDTFVVFDGEGQMAQAHLINVEKKSAQAQLTDIEQHSVESNLQITLAQCLSSADKMDWTIEKAVELGVTRIVPLFSARSQIKLSADRADKKVEHWQRIITAACAQSGRNHLPKLSAPMQLNAFLSAEKSIDSHKLMLHPRHAQPLRSLAAPTSTQAVVLLIGPEAGFDDNEFNNAQASHFTPTLLGPRILRTESAGLATIAALQTLWGDF
- a CDS encoding YidB family protein, which produces MGLLDGLLGAALGGNNSGGIQGALLQAVLSQVLGGGQSNNANSGLGGMLGGLLGGGQQQQNGGGLGGLLGGLLGGGANTADVHNQAAGGLGNLTGMLSQLGLGDQVNSWIGTGENQPVTADQIQSSLGQNGTLTQIAQQAGVSEQEAAGGLADLLPGLINKLTPNGKIDANDIGSVLGQLMGK
- a CDS encoding potassium transporter Kup codes for the protein MSSHIKQKQGALALAALGVVYGDIGTSPLYAFKEAFTHGMPLTEANVLATLSAFFWALFLIVAIKYVWVVIRFDNEGEGGVLALTALAQRLAEDKHIRSSWLVGAGIFAAALFYADSFLTPAVSVLSAVEGVGVLTSGFEGIVVPLTIVILFGLFLVQRYGTQKIGGLFFGPIMVVWFVSLAVMGIHSIVQTPVVLHAINPMYALQLAIHEPKLAFILLAAVFLGLTGGEALYADMGHFGARAIRLAWYGLVWPSLLLNYFGQGALVLRSPEAVSNPFYMLAPGVLMVWLVFLATCATVIASQATIAGAYSMTLQAARLKFLPRLNIMHTSDFEKGQIYVPSINWVMLVAVVALVLGFGSSSALAAAYGIAVSGTMMITTVLLAFIVLHTRSRYKMVFLFVLGIFAIFEVLFLSSNLTKVESGGWLPLVVGSGIYVLLTVWRKGSQLLDEQRRAINIPMDVFLNSSFADVPRVSGTAVYLTSDLTLVPSALFHNLKHYKVMHEKVIFLNVTSPNVPYIAESHRLQVEEIAPNVFNIRVNFGFREETDVAAALSQLPSPSLYMDPMNTTYFLARSTLVDGLGGLNRWRFAVFSGMFRQAESVTSSFNLPPNRVVELGAQVSL